In Gammaproteobacteria bacterium, a single window of DNA contains:
- a CDS encoding universal stress protein — translation MSGYRHILLGLDLSGESQQVVARAVALRDAFGSTLSVIHVIEPLSFAYGGDIPMDFSGIQEEIHKQARAHMSALCDPLNIPQGNRHLVVGRPETEIHHVAEEIGADLIVVGSHGRHGLSLLMGSTANGVLHGARRDVLAVRVNAPEK, via the coding sequence ATGAGCGGATATCGACACATATTGCTGGGGCTGGATCTGAGCGGTGAATCGCAGCAGGTGGTGGCGCGTGCCGTGGCGCTGCGCGATGCCTTTGGCTCCACGCTCAGCGTGATACACGTGATCGAACCGCTCAGCTTTGCCTACGGCGGTGACATCCCGATGGATTTCTCGGGAATCCAGGAAGAAATCCACAAACAGGCGCGCGCGCACATGAGCGCTCTCTGCGACCCGCTCAATATTCCGCAGGGCAATCGTCACCTGGTAGTGGGCAGACCCGAGACCGAAATCCATCACGTGGCCGAGGAAATCGGCGCCGACCTGATCGTGGTCGGAAGTCATGGGCGTCACGGGTTGTCGCTGTTGATGGGGTCCACCGCCAATGGCGTGTTGCACGGTGCGCGCCGTGACGTGCTGGCAGTGCGCGTGAACGCACCGGAGAAGTGA